In Panicum virgatum strain AP13 chromosome 4N, P.virgatum_v5, whole genome shotgun sequence, a single window of DNA contains:
- the LOC120670590 gene encoding L-ascorbate oxidase-like — MPIKPWYSHALQLLTCCTLMLALAHPVAPSSRGAMDPAPATPTVQSPPPAAPTLEPPAPAPAPATTPAPAQVPVTPATPAPGPAAPQHVWNVEYILWAPDCKQHGMIGINGTFPGPTITANAGDFITVVVNNKLHTEGVVIHWHGIKQIDTPWADGTAWISQCPINPGDTFTYKFKADKAGTFFYHGHFGMQRAAGLYGSLIVLDGDDPLKKEPMYAGELSMLLSDWYHEPVYAQAVGLERKDDHFQWIGEPQTLLLNGKGQFGCTLGDVGNFHKGITKCDRNDGEGVEAACDQGCGDGEMELEAEKKVCEDEKAANCSVIRRGECGPFCRETQCGPVVFDVKPGKTYRLRIASTTSLSALNVQVQGHKLTVVEADGNLVEPFDVDSIDIYSGESYSVLLSTTAAKQGSSSPASYWISVGVIGRTPRTPPALAVLRYTGSGPELPAGEPPATPTWDNVTRSKEFAKRLKAREGHGYQPPPPETKGAHRTIVMLNTQELFDGRIKWAINNVSLSLPDTPYLGAYAYGIPGQVYFNTTPAPGAFDSKYDVEKPPQEQDPAAVLPATVSDQVHSLKHGEVVDFVLQNADMRKDNVIESHPWHLHGHDFWVLGYGEGRCDPVRDLKNETLINTVNPPLRNTAVLFPHGWTALRFVADNPGVWAFHCHIEPHLHMGMGVVFAEGMEGKERLQELRDNVPREAIMCGKTALAAMAARPLAPPTSASPSPPSP, encoded by the exons ATGCCGATCAAGCCGTGGTACTCTCATGCACTTCAACTGCTCACGTGTTGCACTCTGATGCTGGCCCTCGCTCACCCTGTTGCACCGTCTTCTCGTGGCGCCATGGACCCTGCTCCAGCTACACCTACTGTTCAGTCTCCACCTCCAGCTGCACCCACTCTtgagcctccagctccagctccagctccagctaccaCTCCTGCTCCAGCTCAGGTTCCAGTTACCCCTGCTACCCCGGCTCCAGGTCCAGCAGCTCCGCAGCATGTCTGGAACGTCGAGTACATACTGTGGGCACCAGACTGCAAGCAACACGGGATGATCGGGATCAATGGCACGTTCCCCGGCCCGACGATCACCGCCAACGCCGGGGACTTTATCACAGTGGTGGTGAACAACAAGCTGCACACGGAGGGGGTTGTCATCCATTGGCATGGAATCAAACAG ATTGATACGCCATGGGCAGACGGAACCGCGTGGATATCGCAGTGCCCCATCAACCCGGGGGACACGTTCACCTACAAGTTCAAGGCTGACAAG GCCGGGACGTTCTTCTACCACGGCCACTTCGGGAtgcagcgggcggcggggcTGTACGGATCGCTGATCGTGCTCGACGGGGACGACCCGTTGAAGAAGGAGCCCAtgtacgccggcgagctcagcatGCTGCTCAGCGACTGGTACCACGAGCCCGTCTACGCGCAGGCGGTGGGGCTCGAGCGCAAGGACGACCACTTCCAGTGGATTGGCGAGCCGCAGACCCTGCTGCTCAACGGGAAGGGGCAGTTCGGGTGCACGTTGGGCGACGTCGGCAACTTCCACAAGGGGATCACCAAGTGCGACCGGAACGATGGGGaaggcgtggaggcggcgtgtGACCAGGGTTGCGGGGATGGGGAGATGGAGTTGGAGGCGGAGAAGAAGGTGTGCGAGGACGAGAAGGCGGCGAACTGCAGCGTGATCCGGCGAGGAGAGTGCGGGCCCTTCTGCAGGGAGACCCAGTGCGGCCCCGTGGTGTTCGACGTGAAGCCCGGCAAGACGTACCGGCTCAGGATCGCCAGCACCACCTCCCTCTCCGCCCTCAACGTGCAGGTCCAAGGG CACAAGCTGACGGTGGTGGAGGCCGACGGCAACTTGGTGGAGCCGTTCGACGTCGATAGCATCGACATCTACTCCGGCGAGAGCTACTCCGTCCTCCTCAGCACCACGGCCGCGAAACAGGGGTCGTCGTCGCCAGCCTCCTACTGGATCTCCGTCGGCGTGATAGGGCGGACCCCCAGGACGCCGCCGGCCCTGGCGGTCCTGCGGTACACCGGCAGCGGACCCGAGCTGCCGGCGGGAGAGCCTCCGGCGACCCCGACCTGGGACAACGTGACACGCAGCAAGGAGTTCGCGAAAAGACTCAAAGCCCGGGAAGGACACGGctaccagccgccgccgccggagacaaAGGGCGCGCACCGGACGATCGTCATGCTCAACACGCAGGAGCtcttcgatggccggatcaagtgGGCGATCAACAACGTCTCCCTGTCGCTCCCCGACACCCCGTACCTCGGCGCCTACGCCTACGGCATCCCGGGCCAGGTGTACTTCAACACCACCCCCGCGCCTGGCGCCTTCGACAGCAAGTACGACGTCGAGAAGCcgccgcaggagcaggacccggcGGCTGTCCTGCCGGCGACGGTGAGCGACCAGGTGCACAGCCTCAAGCACGgcgaggtcgtcgacttcgtgcTGCAGAACGCGGACATGAGGAAGGACAACGTGATCGAGTCGCACCCGTGGCACCTCCACGGGCACGACTTCTGGGTGCTCGGCTACGGCGAGGGCCGCTGCGACCCCGTCAGGGACCTCAAGAACGAGACACTCATCAACACGGTGAACCCGCCGCTGCGGAACACGGCGGTGCTGTTCCCGCACGGTTGGACGGCGCTCCGGTTCGTGGCGGACAACCCCGGCGTGTGGGCGTTCCACTGCCACATCGAGCCGCACCTCCACATGGGCATGGGCGTCGTCTTCGCCGAAGGGATGGAGGGGAAAGAGAGGCTGCAGGAGCTGAGGGACAATGTTCCCAGAGAGGCCATCATGTGCGGCAAGACGGCactcgcggccatggcggcgcggccacTCGCGCCGCCCACATCGGCATCGCCTTCACCACCATCACCGTGA